A region of Bacteroidota bacterium DNA encodes the following proteins:
- a CDS encoding DUF3822 family protein, translating to MQTENNLSLQVKHYIDSDYNAESSFRYQYFLIIAQHEMLSIIADEQINRVVSFKIFTNNSISFLDMNYDQLKELEEVTDEFKPNYKSKKVIIADDNCTLVPDSLNNIIESESYYQLNKRIKVNSQVLYNKLNLHHTVSLFNIRNEILKFIRFNMPTAEILHQSLLFIKACSHLEETNREHTLYLNLHVDYIEILQFKNDQIHFYNNFKFDNQTDIAYYVLAVAEQLNISKDLHLVVFGGIEVNDSQYLLLKKYCSQIELGKRLDKFTYPIDFSKMPAHFYFAASSVLLCE from the coding sequence ATGCAAACAGAAAATAATTTATCACTACAAGTAAAACATTACATTGATAGCGACTATAACGCTGAAAGTAGTTTTAGATATCAGTACTTTTTAATTATTGCACAGCATGAAATGTTATCAATAATAGCTGACGAACAAATAAACAGGGTAGTTTCATTTAAAATATTTACCAATAATTCTATTTCATTTTTAGATATGAATTATGACCAGCTAAAAGAACTGGAGGAAGTAACTGATGAATTTAAACCCAACTATAAAAGTAAAAAAGTAATTATAGCTGACGACAACTGCACTTTAGTACCTGATAGCTTAAATAATATTATAGAATCAGAGTCGTATTACCAGTTAAACAAACGTATAAAGGTTAATTCGCAAGTATTATACAATAAGTTAAACTTACATCATACGGTTAGCTTATTCAATATCAGAAACGAAATATTGAAATTTATTCGTTTCAATATGCCAACGGCAGAAATACTGCATCAGTCATTGCTGTTTATAAAAGCATGCAGCCACTTGGAAGAAACAAATAGGGAGCATACGCTTTACTTAAATTTGCACGTTGATTATATTGAGATTTTGCAATTTAAAAACGACCAGATTCATTTTTACAACAACTTTAAATTTGATAACCAAACAGACATAGCCTATTATGTATTGGCTGTTGCTGAGCAATTAAATATAAGTAAAGACCTGCATTTAGTGGTATTTGGAGGTATTGAGGTAAATGACAGCCAGTACTTATTACTAAAAAAATATTGTAGCCAAATTGAATTGGGTAAACGTCTAGATAAATTCACTTACCCGATAGATTTTTCAAAAATGCCTGCACATTTTTATTTTGCTGCTTCAAGCGTATTGCTTTGCGAATAA
- a CDS encoding NADH-quinone oxidoreductase subunit A encodes MNISVDYAAIFIQFLVGFGFVATTMVATHYLGPKRKTSDKLEIFECGIDSQGNARLPFSIKYFLTAILFVMFDVEVIFMYPWAVNFKELGTHGFVEMLLFIGTLLIGFAYIIKRGALKWE; translated from the coding sequence ATGAACATTTCAGTTGATTATGCGGCAATATTTATCCAGTTTTTGGTAGGTTTTGGCTTTGTGGCTACTACTATGGTGGCTACGCATTACCTTGGCCCTAAGCGTAAAACAAGTGATAAGCTGGAGATTTTCGAATGTGGAATCGATAGCCAGGGAAATGCTCGCTTACCTTTTTCTATAAAATATTTTTTAACAGCTATATTGTTTGTAATGTTCGATGTGGAAGTTATTTTTATGTACCCATGGGCTGTTAATTTTAAAGAATTAGGCACTCACGGTTTTGTTGAAATGCTTCTTTTTATTGGAACACTGTTAATTGGCTTTGCCTATATTATTAAGCGTGGTGCTTTAAAATGGGAATAA
- a CDS encoding RsmD family RNA methyltransferase codes for MRIISGTHKGIIINPPKGLPVRPTTDRAKESLFNILENNFNFSKLHCLDLFSGTGNVAYEFCSRGADKVVSVDLDFGCVNFIKETAKKHQFTQLKTFKKNAFTFIQQCDEKFDIIFADAPYALDTLASIPEHIFNKELLNMDGWLIVEHQSNLDLSQQKHFFDCRKYGQSAFSFFKHT; via the coding sequence TTGCGAATAATCAGTGGCACACATAAAGGAATTATTATTAATCCTCCTAAAGGTTTACCAGTGCGCCCCACAACGGACAGGGCCAAAGAAAGTTTGTTCAATATTTTAGAAAACAACTTTAACTTTAGTAAACTGCATTGTTTAGATTTATTTAGTGGAACAGGTAATGTAGCGTATGAGTTTTGTAGCAGAGGAGCTGATAAAGTAGTGAGTGTTGATTTAGATTTTGGCTGCGTAAACTTTATAAAAGAAACAGCCAAAAAGCATCAGTTTACCCAGCTGAAAACATTTAAGAAAAATGCCTTTACTTTTATTCAGCAATGCGATGAAAAATTTGATATTATTTTTGCCGATGCACCTTATGCATTAGATACTTTAGCAAGTATTCCTGAACACATTTTTAATAAAGAACTGCTTAATATGGATGGATGGCTTATAGTTGAACACCAAAGCAATTTGGATTTAAGCCAACAAAAGCATTTTTTTGATTGTAGAAAATACGGCCAATCGGCTTTTAGTTTTTTTAAACATACCTAA
- a CDS encoding NADH-quinone oxidoreductase subunit D, whose protein sequence is MIESLELNTKSEKEDYNILNLGPTHPATHGVFQNILKMDGEIIHDATSTIGYIHRAFEKIAEHRPYYQITPLTDRLNYCSSPINNMGWHMTVEKLLGVEIPKRVDYMRVIIMELARIADHLVCNAVIGVDTGALTGFTYMFQWREKIYDIYEQVCGARLTTNIGRIGGLERDFTPECIRRIREFLTDFPKYFDEFSGLLERNRIFMDRIINVGPISAERALNYGFTGPNLRAAGVDYDVRVMNPYSSYQDFDFMIPLGTQGDTYDRFMVRQHEIRESLKIITQALENLPEGKFFADVPDFFLPPKEEVYNNMEALIFHFKIVMGEATVPVGEVYHSVEGGNGELGFYMVSDGGRAPYRLHFRRPCFIFYQAYPEMIKGSMLSDAILTMSSMNVIAGELDA, encoded by the coding sequence ATGATTGAATCATTAGAATTAAATACAAAAAGCGAGAAAGAGGATTATAATATTTTAAATCTCGGTCCTACACATCCTGCTACACATGGTGTGTTTCAAAATATATTGAAAATGGATGGTGAAATTATTCATGATGCCACTTCAACCATAGGATATATACACCGTGCTTTTGAAAAAATTGCAGAACATCGCCCATATTATCAAATAACACCATTAACTGACAGGTTAAACTATTGTTCATCACCCATTAACAATATGGGTTGGCACATGACAGTAGAAAAATTATTGGGTGTAGAAATACCAAAGCGTGTTGATTACATGCGTGTAATTATTATGGAATTAGCGCGTATTGCCGACCATTTGGTTTGTAATGCAGTTATTGGAGTAGATACTGGTGCGTTAACAGGATTTACTTACATGTTCCAATGGCGTGAAAAAATATACGACATTTACGAACAAGTTTGTGGTGCACGCTTAACAACCAATATTGGCAGAATAGGTGGATTAGAAAGAGATTTTACACCGGAATGTATTAGACGTATACGTGAATTTTTAACCGATTTTCCTAAATACTTTGATGAGTTTTCAGGCTTGCTTGAACGCAACAGAATATTTATGGACAGGATTATAAATGTAGGGCCAATAAGCGCTGAACGTGCTTTAAACTATGGCTTTACTGGTCCTAATTTACGAGCAGCAGGCGTTGATTACGATGTACGCGTAATGAATCCATATAGTTCATATCAAGATTTTGATTTTATGATTCCTTTGGGAACACAAGGTGATACCTATGATAGATTTATGGTTCGTCAGCATGAAATCAGAGAAAGTTTAAAAATTATAACACAAGCTTTAGAAAATTTACCGGAAGGTAAATTTTTTGCGGATGTGCCTGATTTCTTTTTGCCCCCAAAAGAAGAAGTGTATAATAATATGGAAGCTTTAATTTTCCACTTTAAAATAGTAATGGGCGAAGCAACAGTTCCTGTTGGCGAAGTGTATCACTCGGTAGAAGGTGGAAATGGCGAATTAGGATTTTACATGGTAAGTGATGGCGGACGTGCTCCTTATCGTTTGCATTTCCGCAGACCATGTTTTATATTTTACCAAGCTTACCCGGAAATGATAAAAGGTTCGATGCTTTCAGATGCTATTTTAACCATGAGTAGCATGAATGTAATTGCTGGCGAATTGGACGCATAA
- a CDS encoding PaaI family thioesterase, which translates to MIENLNWTPANTNFKEMIIEKSVGNLFMQDVGYQFKTIEAGYIETYLDLEQRHLQQMGFAHGGVTATMADITTGFAAYTLVNTNQGVVTVDLKVNYINPGKGQRLKAVGHVYKAGSKLMFCKCEIFIVNNGQETQIAFADSIMAILNESDVKK; encoded by the coding sequence ATGATAGAAAACTTGAACTGGACGCCTGCTAATACTAATTTTAAAGAAATGATTATTGAAAAATCAGTTGGAAATTTGTTTATGCAGGATGTAGGTTATCAATTTAAAACCATAGAGGCCGGTTATATTGAAACGTATTTGGATTTAGAACAAAGGCATTTACAACAAATGGGTTTTGCTCATGGAGGTGTTACTGCTACCATGGCCGATATTACAACCGGTTTTGCTGCCTATACTTTGGTAAATACAAACCAGGGTGTAGTTACGGTTGATTTAAAAGTTAATTATATAAATCCGGGTAAAGGGCAGCGTTTAAAAGCTGTAGGGCATGTATACAAAGCAGGCAGTAAGTTGATGTTTTGTAAATGCGAAATATTTATTGTGAACAACGGACAGGAAACACAAATAGCCTTTGCTGACAGTATAATGGCAATATTGAACGAAAGTGATGTAAAGAAATAA
- the nuoF gene encoding NADH-quinone oxidoreductase subunit NuoF, whose protein sequence is MSKKILLEHINVPGINTLAVYREKGGYASVEKALKTMAPDAIVEEVKKSGLRGRGGAGFPTGMKWSFLAKPEGVARYLVCNADESEPGTFKDRYLMEKIPHLLIEGMITSSFALGANSSYIYVRGEYFYIIKILEKAIADAYEAGWLGKNILGTGYDLDLYVQAGAGAYICGEETALLESLEGKRGNPRIKPPFPAIAGLYGCPTVVNNVETIAAVVPIVNNGGDWYAGIGIGKSTGTKLISASGHINKPGVYEIEMGITVEDFIYSEEYCGGIKNGKKLKAVVAGGSSVPILPAEMILTTASGEKRLMSYESLADGGFATGTMLGSGGFIVMDETTSIVQNLHTFARFYHHESCGQCSPCREGTGWMEKILHKILDGHGTIQDVDLLWEIQRKIEGNTICPLGDAAAWPVASAIRHFRHEFEEYVKNPAVIKEVKHYHNMHNLATA, encoded by the coding sequence ATGAGTAAAAAAATATTATTAGAACATATAAACGTACCGGGAATTAATACTTTAGCCGTATACCGTGAAAAAGGTGGTTATGCTTCAGTTGAAAAAGCTTTGAAAACAATGGCACCGGATGCTATTGTAGAAGAGGTTAAAAAATCAGGTTTACGCGGACGTGGTGGAGCTGGTTTTCCAACAGGCATGAAATGGAGTTTTTTAGCTAAACCAGAAGGTGTAGCCAGATACTTAGTTTGTAATGCTGATGAAAGCGAACCGGGAACTTTTAAAGACAGGTATTTAATGGAAAAAATTCCTCATTTATTAATTGAGGGAATGATTACTTCAAGCTTTGCTTTAGGAGCTAATAGTTCATACATTTATGTACGTGGGGAGTATTTTTATATTATTAAAATATTGGAAAAAGCCATTGCCGATGCTTATGAAGCAGGTTGGTTAGGCAAAAATATTTTAGGAACTGGTTATGATTTGGATTTATATGTGCAAGCGGGTGCTGGTGCTTATATATGTGGAGAAGAAACAGCTTTATTAGAAAGCTTGGAAGGTAAACGTGGTAACCCAAGAATTAAGCCTCCATTCCCTGCTATAGCCGGTTTGTACGGTTGCCCAACAGTGGTAAACAATGTAGAAACCATTGCAGCCGTTGTACCTATTGTAAACAATGGTGGCGATTGGTATGCAGGCATTGGTATTGGAAAATCAACAGGAACTAAATTAATTTCAGCATCAGGACATATTAATAAACCCGGTGTGTACGAAATTGAAATGGGCATTACCGTAGAAGATTTTATATATAGTGAAGAGTATTGCGGTGGTATAAAAAATGGTAAAAAACTAAAAGCAGTAGTTGCCGGAGGCTCATCAGTGCCTATTTTACCTGCCGAAATGATATTAACTACTGCCAGTGGCGAAAAACGCTTAATGAGCTACGAAAGTTTAGCTGACGGTGGTTTTGCAACAGGAACCATGTTAGGTTCAGGCGGATTTATAGTAATGGATGAAACCACAAGTATTGTACAAAACTTACATACGTTTGCTCGTTTCTATCACCATGAAAGCTGCGGACAATGCAGCCCATGTCGTGAAGGGACAGGTTGGATGGAAAAAATATTGCATAAAATATTAGATGGACATGGTACTATACAAGACGTAGATTTACTTTGGGAAATTCAACGTAAAATAGAAGGAAATACCATTTGTCCGTTAGGTGATGCAGCAGCTTGGCCGGTGGCAAGTGCTATTCGTCATTTCAGACACGAGTTTGAAGAGTATGTGAAAAATCCTGCTGTAATTAAGGAAGTAAAGCATTACCATAACATGCATAATTTAGCAACAGCATAA
- a CDS encoding NADH-quinone oxidoreductase subunit C produces the protein MVNIDNQYILAEITNQFGDKVYSSYEPYGLLTIEFDKNNIKDLLQFLYNHKELQMQFLTDVCGIHYPEVKGKEIGAVYHIHSLVNNIRLRVKCYMPVENPSIDSATFLFSSANWQERETFDFYGINFIGHPNLRRILNVDEMDYFPMRKEYPLEDGTRTDKNDSYFGR, from the coding sequence ATGGTAAACATAGATAATCAATATATTTTAGCTGAAATTACCAATCAATTTGGCGATAAAGTGTATAGCTCATACGAGCCATATGGTTTGTTAACCATTGAGTTTGATAAAAACAATATCAAAGATTTACTTCAGTTTTTATACAATCACAAAGAATTGCAAATGCAGTTTTTAACTGATGTATGTGGTATTCATTACCCTGAAGTAAAAGGCAAGGAAATAGGAGCAGTTTATCATATACACAGCTTAGTAAACAATATACGTTTACGTGTGAAATGTTATATGCCTGTTGAAAATCCTAGTATAGATTCAGCTACGTTTTTATTTAGCTCGGCTAACTGGCAAGAACGTGAAACCTTTGACTTTTATGGCATAAATTTTATCGGGCATCCTAATTTAAGACGCATTTTAAATGTGGACGAAATGGACTATTTCCCAATGAGAAAAGAGTATCCATTAGAAGACGGAACAAGAACAGATAAAAACGATAGTTATTTTGGACGATAA
- a CDS encoding NADH-quinone oxidoreductase subunit B: protein MSDIKISPTPPSIEGPGFQATSLDKIIGLARANSLWPLPFATSCCGIEFMATMGSNYDLARFGSERISFSPRQADVLLVAGTIAKKMGPVLKQVYLQMAEPRWVIAIGACASSGGIFDTYSVLQGIDKVIPVDVYVPGCPPRPEQIIDGILKLQEIVKNESLRRRNSDEYKALLGSYGIQ from the coding sequence ATGTCAGATATAAAAATTTCACCAACTCCACCAAGTATCGAAGGACCAGGCTTTCAAGCTACCTCGTTAGATAAAATAATTGGATTGGCCAGAGCAAATTCACTTTGGCCTTTGCCTTTTGCTACTTCGTGTTGTGGTATTGAGTTTATGGCTACCATGGGTTCAAATTACGATTTGGCTCGTTTTGGTTCAGAACGTATCAGCTTTTCACCTCGCCAAGCCGATGTTTTATTGGTAGCCGGAACAATTGCTAAAAAAATGGGTCCGGTTTTAAAACAAGTATATTTACAAATGGCTGAACCACGTTGGGTAATAGCCATTGGTGCTTGTGCATCAAGCGGTGGTATATTTGATACCTATTCAGTATTACAAGGAATAGATAAAGTAATTCCTGTAGATGTATATGTGCCGGGTTGTCCTCCGCGCCCTGAGCAAATAATAGATGGTATTTTAAAATTACAGGAAATAGTTAAAAACGAATCGCTTCGCAGAAGAAATTCAGATGAGTATAAAGCGCTTTTAGGAAGTTACGGAATACAATAA
- the nuoH gene encoding NADH-quinone oxidoreductase subunit NuoH, translated as MFLLFFKIALIVILFLISLGVAAYATYGERKVAAFMQDRIGPDRAGPFGLLQPIADGVKMFMKEEIIPNVSDKLLFILGPCIFMITALMTSAVIPWGTAMEFNGVKYALQVADINIGILYVFGVVSLGVYGIMIGGWASNNKFALLGAVRASSQMISYELAMGMSLIAIIMMSGSLSLTDIVTAQGQGNLWGFIPVSGLNWNIFYQPLGFIIFLICAFAECNRTPFDLPECETELVGGYHTEYSSMKLGLYLFAEYINMFISGAIISCLYFGGYNFPGLAYLSSVLDPNIVAVISFGALFTKAIFFVFFFMWIRWTIPRFRYDQLMKLGWQVLLPLSILNVLLTGGGLTFFSK; from the coding sequence ATGTTTTTATTATTTTTTAAAATAGCACTTATAGTCATTTTATTTTTAATAAGCCTAGGTGTTGCTGCTTATGCTACTTATGGTGAACGTAAGGTGGCTGCATTTATGCAAGATAGAATCGGGCCAGATCGTGCAGGACCATTTGGTCTATTACAACCCATTGCCGATGGCGTAAAAATGTTTATGAAAGAGGAAATTATTCCAAATGTTTCCGATAAGCTATTGTTTATTTTAGGTCCTTGCATTTTTATGATTACCGCTTTAATGACCAGTGCCGTTATTCCTTGGGGAACTGCAATGGAATTTAACGGTGTAAAATATGCATTGCAGGTAGCCGACATCAATATTGGAATTTTATACGTTTTTGGTGTAGTAAGTTTAGGTGTGTATGGTATTATGATTGGTGGCTGGGCGTCAAACAATAAGTTTGCTTTATTAGGTGCTGTGCGTGCTTCAAGTCAAATGATCAGTTATGAATTGGCTATGGGTATGTCGCTTATTGCCATTATCATGATGAGTGGTTCATTAAGTTTAACGGATATTGTAACAGCACAAGGTCAAGGAAACCTTTGGGGATTTATTCCAGTAAGTGGTTTAAACTGGAACATATTTTACCAACCCTTAGGATTCATTATTTTTCTTATTTGTGCTTTTGCAGAATGTAACAGAACACCTTTTGATTTACCGGAATGTGAAACAGAATTAGTAGGTGGTTACCATACAGAATACTCATCAATGAAACTAGGTTTATACTTATTTGCCGAGTATATCAATATGTTTATTTCTGGTGCTATTATTTCTTGCTTATATTTTGGTGGTTATAACTTTCCAGGCTTAGCTTATTTAAGTTCGGTTTTAGACCCTAATATAGTGGCTGTAATTAGTTTTGGTGCCTTGTTTACAAAAGCTATTTTCTTTGTATTCTTCTTTATGTGGATTCGTTGGACAATTCCGCGTTTCCGTTACGATCAACTAATGAAATTAGGCTGGCAAGTGTTATTGCCATTATCAATATTAAATGTATTATTAACCGGTGGCGGATTAACCTTTTTTAGCAAATAA
- a CDS encoding NADH-quinone oxidoreductase subunit I has translation MQLTNRSKVVSNKEMSFKEKLYIPAILSGMGVTFKHMFKKSVSLRYPEVTREFSPVYRGLHVLKRDTQGRENCTACGLCAVACPAEAITMDAAERKKGEEHLYREEKYAAKYEINMLRCIFCGLCEEACPKDAIYLTDRIVESDYKRNSFIYGKDVLVEKMEQRIDITKRKKSYKID, from the coding sequence ATGCAATTAACCAATAGATCAAAAGTAGTAAGCAATAAGGAAATGAGCTTTAAAGAAAAGCTTTATATTCCTGCTATATTATCGGGTATGGGCGTAACTTTTAAACACATGTTTAAAAAGAGCGTTTCATTGCGTTATCCTGAAGTTACCAGGGAGTTTAGCCCGGTTTACAGGGGCTTGCACGTTTTAAAACGCGATACTCAAGGACGCGAAAACTGTACAGCTTGTGGTTTATGTGCTGTTGCATGTCCTGCAGAAGCTATTACCATGGATGCAGCAGAGCGAAAAAAAGGCGAAGAGCATTTATACCGCGAAGAAAAATATGCAGCGAAATACGAAATAAATATGCTGCGTTGTATTTTCTGTGGTTTGTGTGAAGAAGCCTGCCCTAAAGATGCCATTTATTTAACTGACAGAATTGTTGAATCGGATTATAAACGTAACAGTTTTATATATGGTAAAGATGTGCTGGTTGAAAAAATGGAGCAACGAATAGATATTACCAAACGTAAAAAAAGCTATAAAATTGATTAG
- the nuoE gene encoding NADH-quinone oxidoreductase subunit NuoE, with protein MSEIKFNDETLAMVQSIIKRYPEGKQKSALLPLLHLAQAEFNGWLSSPVMDYVASLLNIKPVEVYEVASFYSMYNLKPVGKCLLEVCRTSSCWLRGANEIVEHIENKLGIKDGETTADGKFTLKTVECLGSCGTAPMLQLGADFHENLTFEKVDALISEWSNKAEHSKYLDIDTFRKN; from the coding sequence ATGAGTGAAATAAAATTTAATGATGAAACACTTGCCATGGTGCAAAGTATTATCAAACGTTATCCCGAAGGCAAGCAGAAATCGGCATTACTACCACTTTTGCATTTAGCACAAGCTGAATTTAATGGTTGGTTAAGTTCACCTGTAATGGATTATGTGGCATCGTTATTAAATATTAAACCTGTTGAGGTATATGAAGTGGCTTCGTTTTACAGTATGTACAACTTAAAGCCGGTAGGAAAATGCTTGCTTGAGGTTTGCAGAACAAGTTCATGTTGGTTACGTGGTGCTAATGAAATAGTGGAGCATATTGAAAATAAATTGGGTATTAAAGATGGAGAAACCACTGCCGATGGTAAGTTTACTTTAAAAACAGTTGAATGTTTGGGTAGTTGCGGAACAGCGCCAATGCTTCAATTGGGTGCAGACTTTCATGAAAACCTGACATTTGAAAAAGTTGATGCTTTAATTAGCGAATGGAGCAATAAAGCTGAGCATAGTAAATATTTAGACATTGATACATTTAGAAAAAACTAA
- a CDS encoding ATP-dependent Clp protease proteolytic subunit gives MENTVKINDIIDYKLLTERKVFLWGQVDDDSAKHVIDRLLYLDMIEPGKDITLIINSPGGYVTSGFTIYDTIKSISSPVSTVCMGLAASMGSILLSVGTKGKRYIYPNAKVMIHQPSGGAQGQSSDIQIQAQEILKTKRLGAQILADNCGQTIEKVLADFDRDYWMDADESLAYGIVDGIIK, from the coding sequence ATGGAAAATACAGTAAAAATTAATGATATAATTGATTATAAATTATTAACCGAACGCAAAGTTTTTTTATGGGGGCAGGTAGATGATGATTCTGCTAAACACGTAATTGATAGACTACTGTATTTGGATATGATTGAACCTGGAAAGGATATCACTTTAATTATAAATAGTCCCGGTGGGTATGTTACCTCTGGTTTTACTATTTATGACACCATAAAATCTATTAGCTCACCGGTGTCAACCGTTTGTATGGGTTTGGCAGCTTCTATGGGCTCAATATTGTTATCAGTTGGAACAAAAGGAAAACGTTATATATACCCTAATGCCAAAGTTATGATACACCAGCCAAGTGGTGGGGCTCAGGGGCAATCGTCAGACATACAAATACAGGCACAGGAAATTTTAAAAACAAAAAGATTAGGTGCCCAGATTTTAGCTGATAACTGTGGTCAAACAATAGAAAAAGTACTAGCTGATTTTGACCGTGATTATTGGATGGATGCAGACGAATCATTGGCATACGGAATAGTAGACGGTATAATAAAATAA
- the coaD gene encoding pantetheine-phosphate adenylyltransferase: protein MKRIALFPGTFDPITIGHVNIIERAIPLFDEIIVGIGHNSSKSTLFTIEQRLQWIHDIFVDEPKVQAKAYEGLTVTFCEEINAQYILRGIRTMADFDYEKNIAQMNKIIHPQTETVFLMCDPAYTPISSSVVRDLIRNNGETSQFLPKEIKW from the coding sequence ATGAAACGCATCGCTCTTTTTCCAGGAACTTTTGATCCTATAACCATTGGACACGTAAACATAATAGAACGTGCAATACCTTTATTTGATGAAATTATAGTGGGTATTGGCCATAATAGCTCTAAGAGTACATTATTCACTATTGAGCAGCGTTTACAATGGATTCACGATATTTTTGTTGATGAACCAAAAGTACAGGCAAAAGCATACGAAGGACTAACTGTTACTTTTTGTGAAGAAATAAACGCACAATATATTTTACGTGGTATACGCACCATGGCTGATTTTGACTATGAAAAAAACATAGCCCAAATGAATAAAATAATTCATCCGCAAACGGAAACTGTTTTCTTAATGTGCGACCCTGCGTATACACCCATCAGTTCATCGGTAGTACGTGATTTAATAAGAAATAATGGCGAGACCAGTCAGTTTTTACCCAAGGAAATTAAGTGGTAA
- a CDS encoding 2Fe-2S iron-sulfur cluster-binding protein, protein MAKVTIDGQTIEVADGTTILQAARMIGPEVAPPTMCYYSKLKTSGGYCRTCLVEVSKGSEKDPRPMPKLVASCRTTIMDGMEVKNVTSEKVIDARKGVVEFLLLNHPLDCPICDQAGECQLQDLGYEHGSAKTRTDFERRTFDKINIGNKIQLHMTRCILCYRCVKVAEQITDGRVHGVMNRGDASEISTYIEQAIENDFSGNVIDVCPVGALTDKTFRFKSRVWFTKPVDAHRDCDKCCGKVVIWYKGEDVLRVTGRKDQWGEVEEFICNTCRFDKKSTSDWTIEAPTAISHQSVISANHYEKMVRPKELTLNNIKPIALTEGDNK, encoded by the coding sequence ATGGCAAAAGTAACAATAGACGGACAAACAATAGAAGTAGCAGACGGAACAACCATTTTGCAGGCTGCACGTATGATAGGGCCAGAAGTGGCTCCGCCAACTATGTGCTATTATAGTAAACTAAAAACCAGTGGTGGTTATTGCCGCACTTGTTTGGTTGAAGTAAGCAAAGGTTCAGAAAAAGATCCTCGTCCTATGCCTAAATTAGTAGCAAGTTGTCGTACTACTATTATGGATGGTATGGAAGTAAAAAATGTTACTTCCGAAAAAGTAATAGATGCACGTAAAGGAGTAGTAGAATTTTTATTGTTAAACCATCCTTTAGATTGCCCTATTTGTGACCAAGCAGGAGAGTGCCAGTTACAAGATTTAGGTTACGAACACGGCTCTGCTAAAACGCGTACCGATTTTGAACGTAGAACGTTTGATAAAATAAATATTGGTAATAAAATCCAGTTACACATGACCCGTTGTATACTTTGCTACCGTTGTGTAAAAGTAGCCGAGCAAATTACCGATGGACGTGTGCATGGAGTAATGAATCGTGGCGATGCAAGTGAAATATCAACGTATATTGAACAAGCTATTGAAAACGATTTTAGCGGAAACGTAATTGATGTTTGTCCCGTTGGTGCATTAACTGATAAAACATTCCGATTTAAAAGCCGTGTTTGGTTTACCAAACCGGTAGATGCACATAGAGATTGCGATAAATGCTGTGGCAAAGTGGTAATTTGGTATAAAGGTGAAGACGTTTTACGTGTTACCGGTCGTAAAGACCAATGGGGCGAAGTAGAAGAGTTTATTTGCAATACTTGCCGTTTTGATAAAAAGAGTACCAGTGACTGGACTATTGAAGCTCCTACAGCTATTAGCCATCAATCAGTTATTTCAGCTAATCATTACGAGAAAATGGTAAGACCAAAAGAATTAACATTAAATAATATAAAACCAATTGCTTTAACGGAGGGAGATAACAAATAA